Proteins found in one Lutimonas zeaxanthinifaciens genomic segment:
- a CDS encoding START-like domain-containing protein, producing MSNKVRIDLEFPIHASPSFLFQYISTPDSMGEWFADNVNSRGKKYIFMWNDVEEVAERIGQKTDTFIRFKWEEDEDEDTFFEFRIEVDDLTKDVSLLVVDFAEEDEVEESKMFWENQISELKHVIGG from the coding sequence ATGTCAAATAAAGTAAGAATAGACTTGGAATTTCCTATACATGCATCGCCAAGTTTTTTGTTCCAGTACATCTCTACTCCTGACAGTATGGGAGAGTGGTTTGCAGACAATGTGAATTCGCGTGGAAAGAAGTATATTTTTATGTGGAATGATGTTGAGGAGGTAGCCGAAAGAATAGGTCAGAAAACGGACACTTTTATAAGATTTAAATGGGAGGAAGATGAGGATGAAGATACTTTTTTTGAATTTCGCATCGAAGTGGATGATCTCACAAAAGATGTATCGTTGCTGGTAGTTGATTTTGCTGAGGAAGATGAAGTTGAAGAATCCAAAATGTTTTGGGAGAACCAGATTTCAGAATTGAAGCATGTTATTGGAGGCTAA